A genomic segment from Aspergillus puulaauensis MK2 DNA, chromosome 1, nearly complete sequence encodes:
- a CDS encoding Hsp70 family protein (COG:S;~EggNog:ENOG410PJ95;~InterPro:IPR013126,IPR043129) yields MAAAERKIIVGIDYGTTKTCVAYALWDPNNPARTGATTMDWNGNPSTPSKLAYGQNERVFWGRDAETVVPGYTWSKVLLDPEQHHDGHQTGVLSSLVRNGVLRLGPPRKQERVIVDFLGALRIQISTALENTYQTLPPVEWRFSIPAVWDQQPRQRMITVITEAGYLSDPLHSVFLITEAEAAAISTFHRAPNLQFYQEFRFLVCDCGGGTSDITAMSVQNRVSGLQYTQIAASTGMRIGGAEVDCKLLELLEAEHRAQGTTFADMMADPLNVANVMGSIEQVKVNFSGCEQRILDLPTGQVVLSPEKIKQALDPVVEQIIILVIRTINAATKYHQPLNLDRVLLEGGFGQSPYLRARLKQRLDGLCPLEEHNQYWAPSVAYGATLSGLEAARRVSALCTRHFGLQSVCVPPVGTIGGVTQHVPCWILKRVCTYHPLNILVDPQLTQPQNERLQEGRHGSVDITLTHQENDSLAKGIMVIAAERCDMPPEVIGQPIIAMGMIPCHLNQVTLANAGQFPIDGRVHYFPTVTVHWNIASLNDGRKEVNFNVTAFGRALGNDSVIVPS; encoded by the exons atggctgctgcagagcGAAAGATCATCGTCGGTATCGACTACGGAACCACCAAGACTT GTGTGGCGTACGCACTATGGGACCCGAACAATCCGGCGAGAACCGGGGCCACCACAATGGACTGGAATGGGAACCCAAGCACACCGTCAAAGCTTGCATATGGCCAGAACGAGAGAGTCTTCTGGGGTCGCGATGCAGAGACTGTGGTGCCCGGATACACCTGGAGCAAGGTTCTGCTCGACCCTGAGCAACACCATGACGGCCACCAGACCGGGGTATTGTCCAGCCTCGTAAGGAACGGGGTTCTGCGTCTGGGCCCACCGCGAAAGCAAGAGCGCGTTATCGTTGACTTCCTGGGGGCGTTGCGCATCCAGATCAGCACAGCTCTGGAAAATACGTACCAAACCCTACCACCGGTCGAATGGCGGTTCAGTATTCCAGCGGTATGGGATCAACAACCTCGACAGCGGATGATAACGGTCATCACTGAGGCTGGCTACCTCTCTGACCCATTGCACTCTGTCTTTTTAATCACCGAggcggaggctgcggcgaTTTCCACCTTTCACCGCGCGCCCAACCTTCAG TTCTACCAGGAATTCAGGTTCCTCGTCTGCGACTGTGGAGGGGGGACATCG GATATCACCGCAATGTCCGTCCAGAACAGGGTTTCCGGCCTCCAGTATACCCAGATAGCAGCCAGTACTG GTATGCGCATTGGGGGAGCTGAGGTGGACTGCAAGCTGCTTGAGTTACTGGAAGCAGAGCACCGCGCGCAGGGCACCACGTTCGCCGATATGATGGCAGACCCTCTTAATGTTGCCAATGTGATGGGTTCCATTGAGCAGGTGAAGGTTAACTTTTCTGGGTGTGAACAACGCATCCTCGACCTCCCAACTGGCCAGGTGGTCCTGAGCCCCGAGAAAATCAAGCAGGCGTTGGACCCAGTTGTGGAACAGATTATAATTCTCGTTATACGCACGATCAACGCGGCCACGAAGTATCACCAGCCGTTGAACTTGGAT AGGGTGCTCCTCGAGGGAGGGTTCGGGCAGTCTCCATATCTGAGGGCCAGACTAAAGCAACGGCTTGATGGACTCTGCCCGCTGGAGGAACACAACCAGTACTG GGCACCCTCCGTTGCGTACGGCGCGACCCTAAGCGGGCTTGAAGCCGCGCGACGTGTGAGTGCCTTGTGTACTCGTCATTTCGGTCTACAGTCTGTGTGCGTGCCACCCGTTGGTACAATTGGCGGCGTGACGCAGCACGTTCCTTGCTGGATCCTCAAAAGGGTCTGCACATATCATCCCCTGAACATCCTAGTCGACCCCCAACTAACCCAACCACAGAACGAAAGGCTCCAGGAGGGCCGTCATGGAAGCGTGGATATTACACTTACTCATCAAGAAAACGACTCTCTCGCAAAGGGAATTATGGTCATTGCAGCCGAGCGCTGCGACATGCCTCCGGAGGTGATCGGCCAGC CCATTATAGCAATGGGCATGATTCCCTGTCATTTGAACCAGGTAACTCTGGCCAATGCGGGCCAGTTTCCAATCGACGGCCGAGTGCACTACTTCCCCACGGTCACCGTCCATTGGAACATAGCGAGTCTGAATGATGGTAGGAAGGAAGTCAACTTCAACGTGACAGCGTTTGGACGGGCACTTGGGAATGATTCAGTTATTGTTCCGTCGTGA
- a CDS encoding putative short-chain dehydrogenase/oxidoreductase (COG:Q;~EggNog:ENOG410QECW;~InterPro:IPR002347,IPR036291,IPR020904;~PFAM:PF00106,PF13561,PF08659;~go_function: GO:0016491 - oxidoreductase activity [Evidence IEA];~go_process: GO:0055114 - oxidation-reduction process [Evidence IEA]), producing the protein MFNYNKVLVIGATSGIGKALATRLVENNIPLVISGRREENLREFASQHGSDKVKTKVFDVTKLDEVPQFTSEVLSENPDIDCIFINSGIQRPFDFSKPDTVDLSIFDQELVTNYTSAVHLTKAFLPHLQSQKKQTALAFTTSQMALVPMMRCPNYGASKAALHHFILALRTQLQDGPGNVRVLEIYPPAVQTELHDAKHQPDLKDGHLIGMPLDEFTDEVWHRLGQGEDQIAVGSARDIFEAFELKRQQLYQEMTTMLSGLIKQFLR; encoded by the exons ATGTTCAACTACAACAAAGTTCTCGTTATCGGTGCCACCTCCGGCATCGGCAAAGCCCTTGCTACAAGGCTGGTTGAGAATAACATCCCCTTGGTTATATCCGGTCGCCGCGAGGAGAACCTTAGGGAGTTTGCTAGTCAACATGGTAGTGACAAGGTGAAAACCAAAGTCTTCGATGTGACCAAGCTGGACGaa GTCCCTCAATTTACATCAGAGGTCCTCAGCGAGAATCCCGACATCGACTGCATCTTCATAAACTCCGGAATCCAGCGGCCTTTTGATTTCTCCAAACCCGATACCGTCGACCTATCCATTTTTGACCAGGAGCTGGTGACAAACTACACCTCCGCGGTTCACCTCACCAAGGCATTTCTCCCGCATTTGCAGTCACAGAAGAAACAAACCGCTCTTGCCTTTACTACCTCGCAAATGGCTCTCGTGCCAATGATGCGCTGTCCCAACTACGGCGCCTCCAAGGCAGCTCTTCACCACTTCATCCTAGCCCTTCGGacccagctgcaggatggccCTGGCAATGTGCGGGTTCTGGAGATTTACCCGCCGGCCGTACAAACCGAATTGCATGATGCGAAACATCAGCCTGATTTGAAGGATGGCCATCTGATTGGCATGCCCTTGGATGAATTTACCGATGAGGTTTGGCATCGGCTAGGTCAAGGAGAGGATCAGATTGCTGTTGGCTCTGCAAGGGATATCTTTGAGGCGTTTGAGCTTAAGAGGCAGCAGCTTTACCAGGagatgacgacgatgttgTCGGGCCTGATCAAACAGTTTCTGCGGTAG
- a CDS encoding zinc-binding alcohol dehydrogenase family protein (COG:C;~EggNog:ENOG410PMCP;~InterPro:IPR013154,IPR013149,IPR036291,IPR011032, IPR020843;~PFAM:PF00107,PF08240;~go_function: GO:0016491 - oxidoreductase activity [Evidence IEA];~go_process: GO:0055114 - oxidation-reduction process [Evidence IEA]) has protein sequence MSTQKAVVIASEKQGGLVTDRPIPALRDDYILVKTVSVALNPTDWKHIAFLAPVGVLVGCDYAGVVEEVGKDVKKPFKKGDRVCGFVHGSNAVQPEDGAFAEHIVAKGDVQMKIPDNLSFEEAATLGVGILTVGQGLYQSLKLALPTEPTKTAATVLVYGGSTATGTLAIQFAKLSGYTVITTCSPHNFDLVKSLGADEVFDYRDPNSAAKIREYTNDNLQLVFDTISLESSAKFCDNAISTKGGEYSALLVVGIERENVNDRWTLGYTAVGEYFEFGQTPFPAKPEDKEFAEKWVPIATKLLADGKVKVHKPKVSPGGLKGVLEGLELLKQDKVSGEKLVYNVADTP, from the coding sequence ATGTCTACCCAAAAAGCCGTCGTCATCGCATCGGAGAAGCAGGGCGGTCTTGTCACCGACAGACCTATCCCCGCCCTCCGAGATGACTACATCTTGGTCAAAACCGTCAGTGTGGCTCTGAACCCCACCGACTGGAAGCacatcgccttcctcgcaCCCGTCGGCGTACTCGTCGGCTGCGATTACGCCGGCGttgtcgaggaagtcggcaAGGACGTCAAGAAGCCATTCAAAAAGGGCGACCGCGTTTGCGGGTTCGTGCACGGGTCCAACGCCGTGCAGCCCGAAGACGGCGCATTCGCAGAGCACATTGTCGCCAAGGGCGACGTGCAGATGAAGATCCCGGATAACCTCAGCTTTGAAGAAGCCGCCACTCTGGGTGTCGGTATCCTCACTGTCGGTCAGGGCCTGTACCAGAGCTTGAAGCTCGCTCTCCCCACTGAGCCTACCAAGACTGCTGCGACGGTCCTTGTTTACGGCGGCTCAACGGCCACTGGTACACTGGCTATCCAATTCGCCAAGCTATCCGGCTATACGGTTATTACGACCTGCTCTCCGCACAACTTCGATCTGGTGAAGAGTCTCGGCGCGGATGAAGTTTTCGACTACAGGGATCCCAACTCTGCCGCGAAGATCCGCGAGTACACCAACGACAACCTCCAGCTTGTCTTCGACACGATCTCTCTTGAATCTAGCGCAAAGTTCTGCGACAATGCGATATCTACCAAGGGCGGCGAATACAGCGCCcttttggttgttgggatTGAGCGTGAGAACGTCAATGACCGCTGGACTCTAGGATATACCGCCGTTGGGGAGTACTTCGAGTTTGGCCAGACTCCGTTCCCTGCCAAGCCCGAGGATAAGGAGTTTGCTGAGAAGTGGGTTCCTATTGCGACAAAGCTTCTGGCGGATGGCAAGGTGAAGGTGCATAAGCCCAAGGTCTCCCCAGGAGGGCTGAAGGGTGTTTTGGAGGGCTTGGAGCTGTTGAAGCAGGATAAAGTGAGTGGGGAGAAACTGGTGTATAATGTTGCGGACACTCCGTGA
- a CDS encoding Zn(II)2Cys6 transcription factor domain-containing protein (COG:S;~EggNog:ENOG410PXNS;~InterPro:IPR036864,IPR001138;~PFAM:PF00172;~go_function: GO:0000981 - DNA-binding transcription factor activity, RNA polymerase II-specific [Evidence IEA];~go_function: GO:0008270 - zinc ion binding [Evidence IEA];~go_process: GO:0006355 - regulation of transcription, DNA-templated [Evidence IEA]) has translation MDPKPLQMTLRRACQACARGKRRCDQRWPRCSRCQGRRINCEYANVPLTAESPANAGTSPSIPRPLQMEIVKGYEQRIISLLVTGVSSLPLLFAESMKTHFIHPELWPGKLAPPPIQDVHAICQLYAHSNNTTILLALLKQTLAYHHRRISSHVDFEGLLASAQALLLTQCMLIGIENPSIPYSEANHALLLAVSHKLWQQAPIQLPSTLSPRRAWILAESVRRTIIVGFMLRSVYSLKKRNYSVRTPFVDSLPFDIRTSLWDETSDSFINGVDNPADSIVSLHQYSGMLENGLVHGIPPFGGLILAACRGKAVEDIPYPSLPGDAL, from the coding sequence ATGGACCCCAAACCGTTACAAATGACCCTGCGCCGGGCCTGCCAAGCCTGCGCCCGGGGGAAACGCCGTTGCGACCAGCGCTGGCCGCGTTGCAGCAGGTGCCAGGGGCGGCGAATAAACTGCGAATATGCCAATGTGCCTCTTACTGCAGAGTCTCCAGCCAATGCAGGGACCTCTCCCTCCATACCCCGGCCCCTGCAGATGGAAATCGTCAAGGGCTACGAGCAGCGGATCATCTCGCTTCTGGTAACCGGAGTCTCTTCTCTACCGTTACTCTTTGCAGAAAGCATGAAAACCCACTTCATTCACCCTGAGCTCTGGCCTGGCAAGCTGGCCCCGCCACCGATCCAGGACGTCCATGCCATCTGCCAACTCTACGCTCACTCTAACAACACCACTATTCTCCTCGCACTATTAAAACAGACATTGGCATATCACCACAGGCGAATATCAAGCCATGTCGACTTTGAGGGTCTGCTCGCTTCCGCGCAGGCTTTGCTCCTTACACAATGCATGCTCATCGGCATAGAGAACCCGTCCATTCCTTACTCCGAAGCAAACCACGCATTGCTGCTCGCTGTTAGCCACAAGTTATGGCAACAAGCTCCGATCCAGTTGCCCAGCACTCTCAGTCCCAGACGCGCGTGGATCCTTGCCGAAAGTGTGCGGCGCACTATCATTGTTGGCTTCATGTTGCGGAGTGTGTACTCtctcaagaagagaaactACTCCGTACGCACTCCATTTGTGGACTCCCTTCCATTCGACATTCGTACGTCGCTGTGGGATGAAACTAGTGACAGTTTTATCAATGGGGTGGATAACCCGGCTGATTCGATAGTGTCGCTTCATCAGTATtcggggatgttggagaaCGGTCTAGTCCATGGAATTCCCCCTTTTGGTGGGTTAATCCTCGCAGCCTGTAGGGGGAaggcggttgaggatatTCCATATCCTTCTCTGCCTGGGGATGCGCTCTAA